Proteins encoded together in one Leptospira ellinghausenii window:
- a CDS encoding type II toxin-antitoxin system antitoxin SocA domain-containing protein, which yields MIPYSEEKLLNSISYLANEHKKVSGKNLYKTPLLKYLALFYYKILKETGEPPFRANFLAMEKGPVHEEVYIGIDENLIGNGEFKVLEDSWHIFPYKSKKNKYIESVKYDLDYFSDLEIEVMDELIKEFATNYKNVENLIEATHKLEPWIKAWEARGNKKMNIITDDNIFDPESDSNSPAYQHYKTFKVLSEAETNSTSVW from the coding sequence ATGATCCCCTACAGCGAAGAAAAATTACTAAATTCGATATCTTATTTAGCTAACGAACATAAAAAGGTTTCTGGTAAAAATTTATACAAAACACCCCTGCTGAAGTATCTCGCACTGTTTTATTATAAAATTTTGAAAGAAACTGGTGAGCCACCTTTCAGAGCAAATTTCCTAGCAATGGAAAAAGGACCAGTTCATGAAGAAGTATACATAGGTATAGATGAGAATCTCATTGGGAACGGGGAGTTTAAGGTATTAGAAGATTCATGGCATATTTTTCCATACAAGTCCAAGAAAAACAAATACATTGAGTCGGTTAAATATGATCTAGATTATTTTTCCGATCTTGAAATCGAGGTTATGGATGAACTAATCAAAGAGTTTGCAACTAATTATAAAAACGTTGAAAACTTGATAGAAGCAACTCATAAACTCGAACCATGGATAAAGGCATGGGAAGCACGAGGAAATAAAAAAATGAATATTATCACTGATGATAATATCTTTGATCCTGAATCTGACTCAAATTCACCTGCATATCAACACTATAAAACTTTTAAGGTTCTAAGTGAAGCCGAAACCAACTCAACTTCAGTATGGTGA
- a CDS encoding class I SAM-dependent DNA methyltransferase, protein MALSPNEIKSRAISFIHDHKDDKYEKGESQIFWRDFFNIWGINAKRVGIFEERAKTLKQTTGFIDYFWPKTILIEQKSKGEDLDKAYKQALDYCLTGGIPDEELPSYICVCDFEKLRLVNFTDQTKTVEFKITDLLDHLQRFNFLLGYEQREYKDEDPVNIKAAELMGKLHDELESNGFTDHPLKLMLVRLMFCFFADDTGIFSNKDDFLFFLKERTKQDGSDLGLWIAQFFQVLNTPAQQRQANLDEDLAKFPYVNGQLFEEAIPFAQFDHKLRDILIQACEFNWALVSPAIFGSLFQSVMNKEKRRELGAHYTSEKNILKTIHGLFLDELIEDFEVTKKKKSVKGLQDLLDRIRKIKILDPACGCGNFLILSYRELRRLEIKLIREVRKLKGLGQELSIHTLDSLDVDCLYGIELEEFPAQIAKTAIWIMDHLMNVEMGKEFGDYYVRLPLKKSPVIKIGNSLQLDWNSVVSKDTLTYVIGNPPFVGTAYQNQSQKEDMAKIFSDVKSFGMLDYVSAWYEKVCQLYSGTNVKIGFVSTNSIIQGEQASVLFGHLFQKFKLNIFFAHQTFSWSSEAKGKAAVHVVIIGFGFQEEKKKFLYTYESLNSEPAKIPVNVINQYLVDSKPTIITSKTYPICNVPKIGVGSALLDGGNLILSEKEVAEIIVKEPELKEFILPLWSAEEFLNNSKRFCFWLKNANPSILKESLVLNERLKLVRDFRLSSNRPKTKEFASFPFLFGEERQPSTDFLLIPKVSSQNREYIPLGYMTKNDIITDKVFAMEDAKLYHFGILSSQMHNSWMRRVAGRLKSDYSYSNSLVYNNFPWPENPTDKQMIEIESFAQSVLDSRAQFPESSLADLYDPLTMPKVLRDSHNKLDKAVDKAYRSKPFQSEFERVEFLFELYEMYSNTLTSKIKEPKKSKK, encoded by the coding sequence ATGGCTTTATCACCTAACGAAATCAAATCTAGAGCAATTTCATTTATTCATGACCACAAAGATGACAAATATGAAAAGGGAGAGTCTCAAATATTCTGGAGAGATTTCTTTAATATTTGGGGGATTAATGCTAAGAGAGTTGGAATCTTTGAAGAGAGGGCAAAGACTCTAAAACAGACAACTGGATTTATAGACTATTTCTGGCCAAAGACTATTCTTATTGAGCAAAAAAGTAAAGGAGAAGATTTAGATAAAGCTTACAAACAAGCTTTGGACTATTGTTTGACTGGAGGTATTCCTGATGAAGAACTTCCGAGTTATATTTGTGTTTGCGATTTTGAAAAACTAAGATTGGTAAATTTTACAGACCAAACAAAAACTGTAGAATTCAAAATAACAGATCTTCTCGATCACCTGCAGCGTTTTAATTTTTTACTCGGTTATGAACAAAGGGAATACAAAGACGAAGACCCAGTAAATATCAAAGCAGCGGAGTTAATGGGGAAGTTACATGATGAACTAGAAAGTAATGGATTTACAGATCATCCATTGAAACTTATGCTTGTTCGTCTCATGTTTTGTTTCTTCGCGGATGATACTGGTATTTTTTCGAATAAAGATGATTTTCTTTTCTTCCTGAAAGAACGAACTAAACAAGATGGAAGTGATTTAGGGCTTTGGATAGCTCAATTTTTCCAAGTATTAAATACACCTGCTCAACAAAGGCAAGCTAACCTTGATGAAGACCTTGCAAAATTCCCTTACGTAAATGGTCAATTATTTGAGGAAGCTATCCCATTTGCACAATTCGATCATAAGCTACGCGACATTTTAATTCAAGCTTGCGAATTCAATTGGGCACTCGTAAGTCCCGCTATCTTCGGAAGTCTCTTCCAGTCAGTTATGAACAAAGAAAAAAGAAGAGAACTTGGAGCCCATTATACTAGCGAAAAAAACATCCTGAAAACGATACATGGTTTGTTTTTAGATGAATTAATCGAAGATTTTGAAGTTACTAAGAAAAAGAAAAGTGTTAAAGGACTTCAAGATTTATTGGATAGAATTCGTAAAATCAAGATTCTTGATCCTGCATGTGGATGTGGAAATTTCTTAATCTTATCTTATCGTGAACTTCGGCGATTAGAGATAAAATTGATTAGAGAGGTGAGAAAACTTAAGGGGTTAGGTCAAGAGTTATCTATTCACACTTTAGATAGCTTGGATGTCGATTGTCTTTATGGAATTGAATTAGAAGAATTTCCTGCCCAAATTGCAAAGACTGCGATTTGGATTATGGATCATTTAATGAATGTGGAAATGGGGAAGGAATTTGGAGACTACTATGTTAGATTGCCGTTAAAAAAGTCTCCAGTTATTAAAATAGGAAATTCTCTCCAATTAGACTGGAATTCTGTTGTAAGCAAAGATACTCTTACTTATGTAATCGGGAACCCTCCATTTGTAGGAACTGCATATCAAAACCAGAGCCAAAAAGAAGATATGGCAAAAATATTTTCAGATGTAAAGTCCTTCGGGATGCTGGATTATGTGAGTGCTTGGTATGAGAAGGTGTGCCAATTGTATTCCGGGACAAATGTAAAAATAGGTTTTGTTTCAACAAATTCGATTATTCAAGGAGAACAAGCATCCGTTTTATTTGGACATTTGTTTCAAAAATTTAAATTGAATATTTTTTTTGCACACCAAACATTTAGTTGGTCGAGCGAGGCAAAAGGAAAGGCTGCCGTTCATGTTGTGATAATTGGTTTTGGTTTTCAAGAGGAGAAAAAAAAGTTTCTTTACACATATGAATCTTTAAATTCTGAACCAGCAAAAATCCCTGTTAACGTAATAAATCAATATCTAGTAGATAGTAAACCCACTATAATCACTTCTAAAACCTATCCAATATGCAATGTTCCAAAAATAGGAGTTGGATCAGCACTTCTTGATGGAGGGAATTTAATTCTTAGCGAAAAAGAAGTGGCTGAAATAATTGTTAAAGAACCAGAGCTTAAAGAATTTATTCTTCCTTTATGGAGCGCGGAAGAATTCCTGAATAATTCAAAAAGATTTTGTTTTTGGTTAAAAAATGCCAATCCTTCTATACTAAAAGAATCGCTTGTATTGAATGAGAGGTTAAAACTTGTGCGAGATTTTCGATTATCAAGTAACAGACCAAAAACGAAAGAATTTGCAAGCTTCCCATTTTTATTCGGTGAGGAACGGCAACCATCTACTGACTTTCTTTTGATACCAAAAGTTAGCTCACAAAATAGAGAGTATATTCCCTTGGGATACATGACAAAAAATGATATTATTACGGATAAAGTATTCGCAATGGAGGATGCAAAGCTTTATCATTTTGGAATACTCTCCTCTCAAATGCATAATTCTTGGATGCGACGTGTTGCAGGTAGATTAAAAAGTGATTATAGCTATTCGAATTCGTTGGTTTATAACAATTTCCCATGGCCAGAAAATCCCACTGACAAACAAATGATAGAAATCGAATCATTTGCCCAATCTGTTTTGGATTCAAGAGCGCAATTCCCTGAGTCCTCGCTTGCTGATCTTTACGACCCACTAACCATGCCTAAAGTACTTCGGGATTCTCACAATAAACTGGACAAAGCCGTGGACAAGGCATACCGATCGAAGCCATTTCAGTCTGAATTTGAGAGAGTAGAGTTCTTATTTGAGCTCTATGAAATGTATTCTAATACTCTAACTTCGAAGATAAAAGAGCCGAAAAAGTCAAAAAAATAA
- a CDS encoding helix-turn-helix domain-containing protein codes for MRTGLWIPVEIEALPLNLSEKVLLAEIVSLDRVGECFASNEHFSKLLGVRPDSASRMISKLKKLGYIKQTGFDGRKRKLIPIFQTTLKPKEELPLTKNLASKSTQHISKTKSRVGESAEAGFAISNEPIMKVQSQYNVHNRWDEFLKWSKSRISQTSYDTITEAGNPARLRGSGKCMWEMWNKVG; via the coding sequence ATGAGAACAGGATTATGGATACCTGTTGAGATAGAAGCATTGCCTTTGAATCTCTCAGAAAAAGTCTTACTCGCAGAAATTGTTTCCCTTGATAGAGTAGGCGAGTGCTTCGCATCAAACGAACATTTTTCTAAATTACTTGGGGTCAGACCAGACTCAGCTTCACGAATGATATCAAAGCTAAAAAAATTGGGGTATATCAAACAAACGGGATTCGATGGCCGAAAAAGAAAACTGATTCCAATTTTCCAAACAACACTGAAACCAAAAGAAGAACTTCCTCTTACAAAAAATTTGGCTTCTAAGTCCACGCAGCATATTTCCAAAACAAAAAGCAGAGTAGGGGAGAGTGCAGAGGCAGGTTTTGCAATTTCCAACGAGCCTATAATGAAAGTACAATCACAGTACAATGTACATAACCGTTGGGATGAATTTTTGAAATGGAGTAAAAGTCGAATTTCCCAAACTTCTTATGATACAATAACAGAAGCAGGAAATCCTGCTCGTTTAAGAGGATCTGGAAAATGTATGTGGGAAATGTGGAATAAGGTAGGTTAA
- a CDS encoding DUF3102 domain-containing protein: MGRFDSLTGKRPGSQRENLPVSKSDQTVKRIIELHESVLGGMKNVLQNAMVLGEELLRIKEDLGHGNWIPWIEQNLPFSERSARNYISIFKNRELLNRQPIADLKSAIKFLSDGTQDEKEINPKENQDPKVLYKRFHHGEKLNQKEKFILKEFLVIEKEKILSKAKQKAVEIENEIQSLK, encoded by the coding sequence ATGGGCAGATTCGATTCTTTAACTGGTAAACGACCTGGATCACAAAGAGAAAATCTACCGGTCTCAAAATCCGACCAAACCGTAAAAAGAATAATCGAACTTCATGAATCTGTTTTAGGAGGAATGAAAAATGTTCTTCAGAATGCAATGGTGCTTGGTGAAGAACTTCTAAGAATTAAAGAAGATTTAGGTCATGGGAATTGGATCCCATGGATTGAGCAAAACCTACCATTCTCGGAAAGATCGGCTAGAAATTATATTTCCATCTTCAAAAACAGAGAACTTCTAAATCGGCAACCGATTGCCGATTTGAAATCAGCTATAAAATTCCTTTCAGACGGAACTCAGGACGAAAAAGAGATTAATCCAAAAGAGAATCAAGATCCAAAAGTTCTATACAAAAGATTTCATCATGGTGAAAAACTAAACCAAAAAGAAAAATTCATTCTAAAAGAGTTTCTGGTTATCGAGAAGGAAAAAATACTAAGTAAAGCAAAACAGAAAGCGGTTGAGATTGAAAACGAAATACAATCCCTCAAATAA
- a CDS encoding ParA family protein, giving the protein MKIITVSSLKGGVGKTTLSIYLGQAIAKLYPKSKILKIDLDHNNNLTDYYLRNESVELIEGNSIAKYLTGAKHLESILTPTSLENIFIIPATPKLSKTAVGLSWDAGLISRFRKHLRNLKFDYIIIDTPPALCLELNLGIHAADLVLSPIGFSRWNIQGFQEIEEVVINSNESLENGKIKILPVRTMVSEKKSDKLDELDLSFAKTFIPKSESIASAVDQGKPLTEKNSFYFEQLAEEIK; this is encoded by the coding sequence ATGAAAATTATTACTGTTTCGTCCCTAAAAGGTGGTGTCGGGAAAACCACTCTTTCCATATATTTAGGACAAGCCATTGCAAAACTTTACCCTAAATCTAAGATTCTAAAAATAGATCTAGATCATAACAATAACCTGACAGACTATTATCTACGAAATGAATCAGTAGAACTAATTGAAGGGAATTCTATCGCGAAATATCTAACTGGAGCGAAACACTTAGAATCAATCCTTACACCAACAAGCTTAGAAAACATATTCATTATTCCAGCAACACCGAAGCTTTCGAAAACGGCAGTTGGGCTCTCTTGGGATGCTGGTCTTATAAGCCGATTTAGGAAGCACCTAAGGAATCTAAAATTCGATTACATCATAATTGATACGCCACCAGCTTTATGCTTAGAATTAAATTTGGGAATTCATGCCGCAGATTTAGTTTTGAGTCCTATCGGATTTTCAAGATGGAACATACAAGGATTTCAAGAAATTGAGGAAGTTGTAATTAACTCCAATGAGTCCTTAGAAAATGGTAAGATAAAAATCCTTCCGGTTCGTACGATGGTATCAGAAAAAAAATCGGATAAACTCGATGAACTGGATTTATCTTTTGCAAAAACTTTCATACCGAAAAGTGAATCTATTGCAAGCGCAGTGGACCAAGGGAAACCTTTGACAGAGAAAAATTCTTTTTACTTCGAACAACTTGCCGAGGAGATTAAATAA
- a CDS encoding DUF6941 family protein — translation MSNPKVLAIIFADKIIEEKNNKKGIIGTFDTVYAPAFPMAPFPWGVYISITGVIGKASFSLILQKLNAEEPLLKLDGDLEGRDPEGMIEIPLNFENVQFHEPGDYKFSVMIDNVIVESRKLRVNIAPQPAIH, via the coding sequence ATGAGTAATCCGAAAGTTCTCGCCATTATTTTTGCAGATAAAATTATTGAAGAGAAAAATAACAAAAAGGGTATAATCGGTACCTTTGATACAGTATATGCTCCTGCATTCCCTATGGCTCCCTTTCCTTGGGGGGTGTATATTTCTATAACAGGTGTGATAGGTAAGGCTAGTTTTAGTTTAATACTTCAGAAATTAAATGCGGAAGAGCCTCTCTTGAAGTTGGATGGTGATCTAGAAGGTAGAGATCCAGAGGGAATGATAGAAATCCCATTAAATTTTGAAAATGTTCAATTTCATGAACCAGGTGACTATAAATTTTCAGTAATGATAGATAACGTTATTGTTGAGTCTAGAAAACTCAGAGTTAATATAGCTCCTCAGCCGGCTATCCACTAA
- a CDS encoding WYL domain-containing protein, whose amino-acid sequence MSKFPPYYVAIASLLLSVLFYIFGLKEVLFITLPAGIIYFIKGLISDGAFKYPERPIPVSGNVTKTFPKSEVKEKNTKKSENPIDLRSLYLIGYKDSKDNKTVRRITVKKIYGSDYYGDLYLDSFCHERQEPRTFVVSRIQELTDLETGEIIGDPTSYFQNKINNSPLGKVTKSINEFSDTILPMIYLGRSDGKLAKSEKLEIVDFLISKSNDLDRDLLLKEIGKLYCSTEDLLKSLKVLKHKSQSEKDEIVSLADRIVNADKKLDPLEIGIFEKIKLELKS is encoded by the coding sequence ATGTCCAAATTCCCACCATACTATGTAGCAATTGCAAGTTTACTCCTATCTGTTTTATTTTATATTTTTGGTCTAAAAGAAGTTTTGTTCATAACCTTACCAGCAGGTATAATATACTTTATCAAAGGTTTGATTTCAGACGGAGCCTTTAAATATCCAGAAAGGCCAATTCCAGTTTCAGGGAACGTTACAAAGACTTTCCCTAAATCGGAAGTCAAAGAAAAGAATACTAAGAAGTCAGAAAATCCGATAGATTTACGATCTCTTTATTTGATCGGTTATAAAGATTCAAAGGATAATAAAACTGTCAGACGTATTACGGTTAAGAAGATTTATGGATCAGATTATTATGGAGATTTATATTTAGATTCATTCTGTCATGAAAGACAAGAGCCTAGAACTTTCGTTGTTTCTAGGATTCAGGAATTAACGGATCTGGAAACTGGTGAAATTATTGGAGATCCAACCTCTTATTTTCAAAATAAAATTAATAATTCTCCGTTAGGAAAAGTAACTAAGTCAATAAATGAATTTTCTGATACAATATTACCCATGATTTATTTAGGTAGATCAGATGGGAAATTGGCGAAATCAGAAAAGTTAGAAATAGTTGATTTTCTTATTTCTAAATCTAATGATTTAGATCGTGATCTTTTACTTAAAGAAATAGGTAAGTTATATTGTTCGACTGAAGATCTTTTAAAAAGTTTGAAAGTTCTAAAACATAAATCGCAAAGTGAAAAAGACGAAATCGTTTCTTTAGCCGATAGAATTGTAAATGCAGATAAAAAGCTAGATCCTTTAGAAATTGGTATATTTGAGAAAATTAAACTGGAACTAAAGAGTTAA
- a CDS encoding helix-turn-helix domain-containing protein — MERIREILTELKNDGYTQSSFAEELGKDQGTVSKWLNGKMDVPESIAIIIEAKFGYRKEWILNGDLPKKIDQKKELAEVARIAKQGRDLDLVPEIRDLLPDIKKLKEEDYNVLITTIKRFLGKK; from the coding sequence ATGGAAAGAATTAGGGAGATCCTAACCGAGCTCAAAAATGACGGCTATACTCAATCTTCGTTCGCAGAAGAATTGGGTAAAGATCAAGGGACTGTTAGCAAATGGCTAAACGGGAAAATGGACGTTCCTGAATCTATTGCAATTATCATCGAAGCAAAGTTTGGTTATCGTAAAGAATGGATCTTAAACGGAGATCTTCCGAAAAAGATAGATCAAAAAAAAGAATTAGCGGAAGTTGCAAGAATTGCAAAACAAGGAAGGGATTTAGATTTGGTGCCTGAAATAAGAGATCTCCTTCCAGATATAAAAAAACTGAAAGAAGAAGATTACAATGTGCTAATTACTACGATTAAAAGATTTTTGGGTAAAAAATAA
- the bet gene encoding phage recombination protein Bet, translating into MTTAMTNFSVTKEQVELLKSTICKGSTDDELRLFIQVCNRTQLDPFARQVFAVKRWDAKEQKEVMSIQTSIDGFRLIAERSGKYEGQTLPLFCGDDGKWTDIWIKNEAPIAAKVGVHRTGFKEPIYAIAKYQSYVQKTKDGKPNSMWAKMPELMLSKCAEALALRKAFPQELSGLYTADEMGVSEKELNPSVVTTQEDPKDTKQPTPENGSNTPSSATPDFDPVKYKTDLLDKLVKLKNSTVANLEGKIKNLNKWNGEVHSDRELFTAVGRLDLFDDCIKAIHSDLEALKPKQQPAPEVKNVTPPVTASTQEDLF; encoded by the coding sequence ATGACGACGGCAATGACAAATTTTTCTGTTACTAAGGAGCAAGTTGAACTTTTGAAATCAACGATTTGCAAAGGTTCGACCGATGATGAGCTCCGCTTATTCATCCAGGTTTGCAATAGAACCCAATTAGATCCTTTTGCAAGACAGGTTTTTGCAGTTAAACGTTGGGATGCCAAAGAACAAAAAGAAGTCATGTCTATTCAAACTTCCATTGATGGTTTCAGATTGATAGCTGAAAGATCAGGAAAATATGAAGGACAGACATTGCCTTTGTTTTGCGGTGATGATGGCAAATGGACTGATATTTGGATTAAAAACGAAGCGCCGATAGCTGCAAAAGTTGGTGTTCATAGAACTGGTTTCAAAGAACCAATCTATGCAATCGCAAAGTATCAATCGTATGTTCAAAAGACCAAAGACGGAAAGCCAAACTCAATGTGGGCAAAAATGCCTGAACTTATGCTTTCAAAATGCGCTGAAGCATTAGCTTTGAGAAAAGCATTTCCACAAGAGTTATCAGGTTTGTACACGGCTGATGAGATGGGAGTTTCTGAAAAAGAATTGAATCCATCGGTGGTAACGACTCAAGAAGATCCAAAGGATACTAAACAGCCAACGCCTGAAAATGGAAGCAATACCCCTTCGAGTGCAACACCTGATTTTGATCCTGTGAAATATAAAACAGACTTACTCGATAAGTTGGTAAAATTAAAAAACAGCACGGTTGCAAACCTTGAAGGTAAGATTAAGAATCTTAACAAATGGAATGGAGAAGTTCATTCCGATAGGGAATTATTTACAGCCGTTGGAAGATTGGATCTTTTTGACGATTGCATAAAAGCAATCCATTCAGATCTAGAAGCACTCAAGCCAAAACAACAACCAGCTCCGGAAGTAAAGAATGTAACTCCACCAGTTACTGCATCAACACAGGAGGATCTCTTTTAA